The Aspergillus flavus chromosome 6, complete sequence nucleotide sequence TTCGGCACAGGAAGAGACAATGTATTTGTTAGGAGACATGCAATCAGCTGGCACAGAGATCCTTGATAGTTGTTCGTTAAACAATCCAATTCATCGCTTCAAAGATACTAATCAAGCCCTAGTGGTCATTCAGATTAAGCCTACAGTACTCCTACTTTCACCGCGAGTCGACTATCTCGGGCCACAAGACACAGACGAGTCTGAGCAGGGAAATAGTAAGCTCCAGGAGTGTCTAGCAGCTAAGGGTTAGGGGTTGATAAACCGATGAATAGGTAGTCAATCTTACCTTCCCTATCATCTCGATGTTCGTCCGTCCCAAGAATTTAGCTACCTCAACGCAAAGAATAAACTAGCGGCATTGGCGATATCCTCGGAACACGAGCAACGCATCAGGTTCCTGGTGCCCCACAATGGTCTAGTCGATCCTGAGCAGATGGACACTGAGGGTCTGGACTTTACTTTACAAGATGGCAGGTTCTTACATATGCGCAGTTCGATCGACATGGAGAATAAAGTGACGATTGGCTGCGCAGGTGCTGTTCTCACTCACCTTCAAAGGCGAAGGACAACGATATCTACTTCCAGCGATGAGACTTCATCATACTTCCAGGTGCGCGCTGTCGAAATGCTCAGTTTACAAGGTACCATGTATGTTAGTTTCTTAACAATTACTTAGTACATTGATCTTGACGTGAACTAGGTTTCTGAGTGGAAGAACATTGCTGGCACTTCAAATCCTGGAGTCGGAGTCCCATCCAAGTATGGTCAATCAAGGACCAGGAAGGAagtcatcctcctcgaagGAGGGTCTTTCGGTATACGGTTTATTCCAGCGCTTTGCCTATAGCCCCCAGGGACGACACCGACTTAAGCAAATTTTTCTCCGCCCAAGTATAGATACAGATGTTATACGCGAACGTCATGCATTTATTAGCGTATATTTACGACCAGATAATAACGATCCGCTAAGTAAGCTTACGAGGAGTCTCAAACATATCAAGAACCTCCGACCCGTCATGATCAACCTTCGAAAAGGAATAAGTACTGGAAGTGGGAAGATAACGGGCTTCAAGACCACAGTATGGGCCACCTTGCTAGCTGTATGTCAAGCAGGGTAAGGGTATATATAGCAAGCTACTAAAGGTATCTTAGTTTGCCTTCTATGGTATTGATATCCATGAGGCTCTCAAGGAAACTGCTTCCGGGAACGAACTACCTTTGCTTCAAAAGGTAAGTATAACACTCTAACGCTATGTGCACACTGACATTTCCAGACTCTTCGAGTTTTGGAAGCGGCTCTACTATACAAAGTTGGACGAATGATCCAAGAGATAGTAAGTAACCTAAGCCTACTTGTAGAAGCCTCGACTAAGGACTAGTAGGTCGATATCGATAGCACCGAGGAGCAGGGCAGGACGGTGGTAAAGCCGGGACTAGACAGGGAACTTGACAAGTTGAAAGACAGCTATGATGGCTTAAGCAGTTTGTTGAAGCAAGTTGCAATAGATATTGCGAGTACCATTCCGGAAAACCTTGACATTGATGTGAATGTGATATACTTCCCTCAACTTGGCTTTAATATCGCGATCCCGCTGAACGAGAGGGCCGAGGCAGCCTTCACTGGCTCCGATGATGATTGGGAGCTCATTTTTGTCACAGAGAACCGGGCATACTTTAAGGACTTTAGAATGAGGGAGATGGACGAGAAACTGGGTGACATTTATGGGCTAATATGTGGTATGTGTAAGGTTATATAGTATTTGCATATTATACTAATTCTTTGTTTGCTcataagaaaaagaaattgagatTGTCTACGAGCTAGCACAGAAAGTGCTTCAATATGAGAAAGTACTCCTTGAGGCGTCAGATATATGTGGTCACATTGATAGGTAAGCGATCTCAACGTCTTGTTGATAGATATGCACTGATTTCCTGTAGCCTCCTTGCGATGTCACAGGCAGCAAGCTTCTATAGACTGGTTCGCCCCAAAATAGTGCGAGAAAATGTCATCAGTATCAAAGGAGGCCGGTAAAATAAGCGATGGAAAGTCCTGTCGGTGCTTGCTGACATTTTTGCAGCCATATTCTCCAAGAATTGACTGTCTCGTCATATGTGCCGAACGATACCCTCTTGGTTGGCGGGAAGCTAGGTGTATGGGCTCCATGTTCTTCATCAAAATCCCAAACAGCGCTCGAAGCATGGGGTACTCCAAGCATGTTGCTATTAACAGGCCCTAATTACTCTGGAAAGAGCGTTTATATGAAGCAGGTAAGTACGATGCTTCCAGCAAAGGTATTCATTCCCCTTCTAAGGAACATCAGGTTGCTTTAATCATTTATCTGGCACAAGTGGGAAGGTATGTGAGGCAGTGAATCACCTGGTCATGTTAGCTACATGCAACTGAGTATAGTAGCTTCGTTCCAGCAGAAAGTGTCGAAATGGGGATAGTAGATAAGATACTAGTCAAATCTAATAGCCAAGATAGTGTCTCCCAGGTGAGAGAAGCAATCAATCTATGTTCACTGATGAATAAGTCTAATGCCGCTCCAGATGCAGAGCACATTTATGAACGACCTGCAACAGATATCATTTGACTTGAAGCAGATGACCGAACGCAGCCTGTTAATAATAGATGAGTTTGGCAAGGGTACCAGCGAGAGCGGTCTGTTTCTTGCACTTGCACTAATTCACGTCAGACACTGATATTTTTTGCTATAGATGGCATCGGGTTAATCTGCGGAATCCTAAAGCACTTACTTATAGTCGAGAATGCGCCAAAGGTTATTGCTGCAACACATTTTCATGAGATACTCGAGAATGAGTTTCTCAAGCCAGGGCCACGACTGCTGCTCGGTCATATGGAGGTTCAGGTTTGCGAAGAATCCTGCAATGCGGAAGACCAGATCACATATCTATATAAGTCCGTTCGAAGCTTCaattaaataataagaaCTTAATCGGCTAACGAAATACTGACATAGCTTCCATCTGGGCCGGAGCGACAAGAGCTATGGACCGATGTGCGTTTCACGTACACGCAGGATGTCTTAGTCTTATATCTAACTTGTATGGATGAGATAGTTGTGCGGCGCTGAACGGAATCAACGAGACAATCGTAGAACGGGCAAATGAGCTGGTATCTCTCGCTATTCGTGGAGAAAACTTGACAGCGGCTTGTGCCATGTTGTCAGCTGAGGATATGCACGACTTGGAAGAAGCGGTAGGGCATTACTTATATCTTTCTGGCTTTTGTGTAGCACATAAGAGACTGACATTATCGAAGGACATGCTTGCGAGAAATTTTCTAGGTCTAGATTTGTCAACGGAAGGATGCGACGAAGCTGTGAGTGATATGCTAAACACGCTTGTCGGAGAAACCGATGGGAGATTATAGTTTCACTATATCGGGAGGGAATTTGTTTTGTTAGTAGAATGTGCCTGTTTTGACACCAGACtgaggagaaaaggggacTCGAACAGAGGTTTTATCATATGAATTATATATGTACACACAAGTCCTTTTTGATATCACGAAATCGAACGCCCGGACTATACGTATCCACTCATACCGCAAAGAAACAACAAAGGAGGAAAGTCTATAGCTTGACACTTTTAACcaggttcttcttgataccAGTAAGTTCACCACCATAACCACCACGACCTTCGCCACCCTTGTATAACTGGCGGATACTacccagcttcttcttcttctcctcgaacttcttcctcttcttgacaCGGGGATTGCGAGAGTCCTTGCTCCGCTTGGCCGCAAGACCCTTATTCTTCTCGATTTGGTATGTAATGGCTCGTTTGCCGTCTGGTCCGATTTCCTCTTGAATTGCCACCTCGCCTCCTTCACGGGCAGCAGCAGCGTAGGCTTCGGCACGCGCCTTCTTATCATCCTTACGTTGCTTGGAGCGTGCAGCAATCATATCGTAATAGTCGTCATCGTCTGATCCGCCCTGGTCTCCTCTAAGCTCATTGGCAACCCGATGATCTTCGTCGTCACTGTCGCCGCCCAGTTGTTCGGATTCCTTAGGTTTCTGTCTACCACGCTTCTCAGCTTCAGCGTTCAAGCGAGCTTGACGATCCCTCAAACGTTCACGATAAGGTATATCCGCATCACCACCAGCATCGCGACCAGCAGCAGTGCGCTTGTTTGCCTTTTGTGCGAGTTGGGAAGTATAGAAACGGAGAGAGCGCTTCTGGTTAGctttctcctcggcctccttAGCAGTAAGAGCATCTTCATCACCGAAATCGGAGTCATCAGCAGCCTTAGAGGATTGTTTAGCCTTTTGAGTGGATTTCTTCTTGCCAGACTTGGTGACGAGATTCGAGAGATCCGCAAGATTAGCCTCCGTCTCCCGCAGTCTCTGTGCCCTACGAGCTTCTGCCTCTGCCTGGGCTGCTTCGGCCGCGCGTTGTGCTTTGgagaccttctccttctttttcttgggaACTTGCACCTCCTTATTTTCGctctgcttcttggagacAGGTGCGTCAGATTCCTCACCTTCGCtgtccatatcctcctcgaCATCCGACACTTCGGGGGCAGTAAGGTCCTTGACAGACTCCCAAAGCTTGCGGAACTTCACTAGCGCACCCATGACTGGGTGCGATCGAAGCTGAGCCGGGGACAAGGGAGCCGGATTCCCAGAGGCATCGCGAGAGGATGTTAGGAGCATAAGATACATAGTAAAGGTACCAAGATAAGCAGACAGGGCACGGAATTTAATGACAGCAACTGGGGCGACTTCCGGGACTTCATCTTTGGTAGTCTTTGCAGCTTTGGCGGCTTCTGCAAGCGTGCGATGTGTTGTCTGAAGGTTGATGAAATCCTTTGCCAATGGCTCGAACTCAGGGTATCTCGACTTCAAGATCTTCAGTTTCTCATCTGTGCTCATATCGTCTGTGATTTCCAACTGCGGGAGAACCTCCGTTACTTCTCCAGCATCGccttccccatcttcttgccctttgCCAGATTCGACCCATTCGGTTTCATCGAAGCCAAAGTCTGCCTCATTCATCGCCTGCAAGTGCTTCTGTTGAAGTctcttggcttcttcctcttcctcaagagCATCCGCTTCCGTTTCTATTTGATCCGCATTGTAAAGGTCTTTCTTCGATGAACCCCAAGCAGCAataccatcctcatcctcgtcctcggaATCAGACCCCGCAGCACCACCGCGCTTTGTTCGAGGGCGTAAgagttcttcgtcatctatctcatcctcttcgccgTAATCATGCTCCTCGTCCAtatcctcgtcgtcatctaAGTCGTCTTCGTCCACCGACTCGTATCCCAGGATTTCTTCATCAGAAGGCTGGAGCATTTCCTCTACAGAGTCGCCTTGTCAAAAATAAATCATAGCCATGATGAACCGTATCGACTAACCTTCCTGAATCACCTTCCTCCGTCTCTTCGCCTCTggttcttcctccagcaggACATGATCCCGACCAGTCTGGAATTCATCTTCAGAGTCGTCAAACCTCTCCTCAATGCTGAATTTCGTACGTTCTGGGGCGGACTCTTTCCTGGCCGCTGGGCGACCActcgcctttcttttccccatGGCTTGACTTCTGGATGGACAGAAAAAAGCTTGATCTAGTCCAGGCCAAATCTGCGGAATCGATAAACCTCCGCGATAAAATTTTGGGCGGGACGCTTACCGCCCTCAAGACACTAGGCTCTTGTAGGCAAGGTTTGCAGTGTTTGATCGGCGATACAGATTGTTACAGGCGGAATGCCACCAAATCGGAAGGCCCCCACTGTATGCTTTGTAGTCCGGAAGCTCCTGAAGGCTTCCAAAGTATCTTGATGATCGGCAACTGAATTTCgactgaagaggaagcagcAGGGCCAATTGTCCTTCCTTAACAGACTAACTTTGTTGTCCGGTCAAGTCCTTCACCTTATCTCCCTGgaatcctcttcttcttcttcttctttttccccatGCATCAAGTACTATCCTTCATACCTAACGACCAATCTCCCACCAAGTTGGGAGTTTCCGTTATTCTTTGCGGGTTCTTCCTATACACATTTACCAAGATGGTTTCTAGGATATTTCCCGGCTTGAAGATGCTGGGTTTCGGACCTCAGCAGAACGAATTCGTTGTGGAGGGCAGGGTATGTGATATAtaatctctctctttctccgtAAACAAACTATTAATCATCTCTATCCTTCTTATAGACCGTGGTGATTACGGGTGGCTCTGAGGGTATGGGCAAGGCTGTCGCCTGTCAGCTTGCCGCAAAGGGTGCGAACGTTGTTCTCGTTGCACGAACAGTCAAGAAGCTTCAGGATGCGCTTGATGATGTTAAGGTAAACCGCTATGTGTGCATGCACTACGCCAGAAGATGCTTACCCTCCCTAGGCGTCGGCTGCGAATCTGAACAGGCAAAAGTTCCATTATATCAGTGCCGATCTTACGAACGCCGCGCAATGCGAGCAGATCATTGAAGAGGTCACTGAGTGGAATTATGGGCTTCCTCCTGATGTCGTGTGGTGCTGTGCAGGTTACTGCAACCCTGGATTCTTCGTTGACACTCCAGTCCAAACGCTCAGAGATCAGATGGACACGGTCTATTGGACTGCGGCGAACACCGCCCATGCGACACTTAGAAAGTGGCTTGTACCTGTCCCTCCAAGCCAACAGACGACAAACCCACGAAGACACCTTATCTTTACATGTTCCACACTAGCTTTTGTGCCGATCGCCGGGTACGGGCCTTATTCTCCTGCAAAGGCGGCAATTCGTTCTCTATCCGACACCCTCAATCAGGAGATTGAGATGTATAACGGCACCCGTCAATCAAAATCGCAAATTAATGCTACTCCTGCCGATGTCAAGGTTCACACGGTTTTCCCAATGGGAATTCTTAGCCCCGGTTTTGACAACGAACAGAAGCTGAAGCCTGAGTTAACAAAACAACTGGAGGCTGCTGACAAGCCACAAACTCCTAACGAGGTTGCGAGAATAGCGATTGCAGCTCTGGAAAGAGGCGAATACCTTATCACGACTATGTTTGTTGGTCATGTAATGAAGGGGAGCGCCATGGGAGGCAGCCCAAGGAACTCTACTGTCCGCGATACATTGACCAGCTGGCTCAGTAGCTTGGCATTCTTGCAAGTAGTCCCTGATCTTCGAAAGCAGGCCTGGAACTGGGGTATGAAGAACGGCATCCCGTCGTCCCGAACGTCGGAGTAAGGCGTGGTGTTGGGAGATGGCATGTTTTGTTGTCCGGTGTAGGGTTAGGTACCCATGAGCATCCTTAGGCATCCTTATTCGCTTATCCTTAGATCCGTGCCTGCTATTGGTGTTCCTGTCTATGAGTTGTCCTATTATGTGTTATTAAGCCGTACCTACATTAGATCCACGCTAAACACGTGCCATTCAAATGTTTGATGTCTTGTCCCTGGAATGAAAACTTTGTCGTCTAATATGATGCCCAGCAGGTTGGGTGAAGGTAGAGATCGACGATGGTTTGTACAAgtgttttataaatatatttgtctttcttccctttttccaaagaaaaaaattattttcttttagttCTCTCTCTAAGGGAACAGGGGCTGGCACGTGGTAGGAAATTACGAACGATCGCCATGACAGATGTATGATGAATTGTCTAGTTGTATATCTCAATAAGGCTGTGTTATAATGCGAGAGAATAAAGTTAAGTGGTAGCACTATCTTAGGCACGTCGGGCAAAATTAAATTAGGGCAGAAACAACACCATTCATTAATTTCATGAGATGTTGGCATGTGGATCGTGAGTGTGACGTCGTGTCGCTCAGCCGCTAAGGCTGCAAACGGATTTCTTACCCAAATCCACCATATAGTATGTTCATGACCTCCATTGCGACAATGACCTAGACTTAAATTTATTTGTTCATGTTTTCGATTACCCCGGTCGTTtgttataatatttttctccCTTCGCATACATATAATGCATACGAAGCCGAACATATAAAAacagaaatataaaagataaacTCCTTCGATCAAAAGTGCGGTCACCACTGCAACGCACAGCACACAATGGACGCGCTCCTCTCATTACCAGTGCTTTCTCTATTCCTGGTCCCCACGATCTCCTCATATAGCACGAGTCTCAATATAATCTTCTTCTACATGACATGGACGACCCTCGTGCTGTCGCATCCTCCGCTCCGAGTCGAACTATTCGGCACCGCAGCTGTGCGACTCCTGTTCTTTCTACTTCCGTCGCTGCTGTTCTTCCTATTCGATATTCTGACCCCCTCCGCGGCTGTTGTTGTAAAAGCGCAGGGCGAAGCTGGTCTCCCGTCAGGAAGTAAACGGGGGAAAGTCAGAATGAAGGATCTTAAGGTTGCGGGATGGGCCATTCTCAACATATTGTTGGGCTTCGCGGCACAGGCCGCGATAGAAGAAGTCCGGACAGAGTTAATCGGGATGCGGAGTGCATTAAGGGTCTCGATGAAGTTACCGATGCCCtgggagatggtgaaggatCTACTGCGAGGATTGTTAGCAAGAGAGGTGAGTTGGTCTATCCCAATCCAATTCATAAATACATAAACCATGAATATATCGAAGAGAACCATAATGAAACAccgcaaggccaaggaaAAAGCTCTAGAGTAACTAACATCTTATTGTTGGAGTAATAAACTAGATCCTAACCTACAACATCCATCGCTTCATCCTCCACTCCCCAGACTACCAAGTCTCCAAACACCATCGAAAATGGTACCATTCGCTACGGGCTCCCTTCCCCCTCACAGCACACTACGACCATCCACTCGCCTACCTCCTCTCCAACTTCGTGCCCACTTACATGCCTGCCATGTTCTTCCGCTTCCATATGCTTACGTACCTCCTCTACCTCACCGTGATATCCATCGAGGAGACATTCGCCTTCTCCGGGTACTCTGTTATGCCGACGAGCTTCTTCCTGGGCGGGATCGCTCGCAGGATGGATATGCATTTGCTCAGTGGGGCGGAAGGGAATTTCGGCCCGTGGGGGATCCTCGATTGGATTTGTGGGACTACTGTGGgaggagatgaggatgaggaggagttggaggaggcTCTGagtgagaaggagatgattGATGAGCAGATCAGACGGGCGATTGAAGAGTCTACAAGGAAGAGGCGGGATGAACGGTATAAGTTGAGGAGGCGGAGAAATGATTATTAGGGTTGCTGATGCAATGTGCTGTACGGATATACGGGTCATGTTCTAGAAGGTTGGGGTATGTGCCCTAACCGATGATGAGTGATGTCTTCCGGTTACGAGTTTTTGTTTTGTACATGGCGCGACGGGAATTGGATTCTTAGATGCTAAATCAATTATAATAGAGTCTTGATCATGTATAGACCGCGGGTTGTACATATTGTATTGGATATATCGTATCGGAGTCACATAGGGAGCTGGAGAGTCCACAGGCACAAAACGTGGTCAGGCGCAGATCACTACAGAGAGAAGCGGCATCTGGAATGCTGGTATAGTGAATCTTAACAGAAACTTGAATTCCCAATTTTAGATTGTCACCCGAACCTGGAAATCGATGACGTATCATACTAGACATGACAAACTCCCAGCCGCACGTTAAAGGGGGATCATATAACAGCTGGAAAAGgtattattctttttttttcttttcatttcgGCTCATTTATAGGTCCTGCAAATTGGCGACGCAGGAGGCACTGATCGTGAAACAGAAATAACAACCGGTTTTCCGAATTGACCGTAATCCTAATGAGCAAAGACGGAGCCCGAATCGAGTTACATATTTCATGAGCTGTTCCTCCTGCGCTGCAAGCGCTTCCCACATTGGGAATGCCAATCCGCATTCAAGCCGCCCCTCACATGAATTCCTCCACAATAACTACCGAACCCGCGGCCGCCGCGTCGCACGTTTACCACTTCATCTCGTGGGGCTTGTCACCGTTGCGGAGGCTGAAAGTGCTGGCGAGGTAGCTGCCAAGGAAGTTCTCCTTCTTGACGGATGCCAGGATGGACTGGTCAATGGCCTTCTGGTCGCTGGCGCGAGCGCTGgcaaccttcttcttctgttgttGATTCTCGAATTAGCATCCCACAAACCATCTTACCGAGCAGTCATCGGCCCAGATCTATCATATATATCCAGGTCAAATGACGCGGTACACGTACCTCGGGCTTCTCTCCCTGCTTGAAGAAAGCCTCCTcggtcttcttctcggccttcttctccttggtGAAGTAGTCGGGAGTGGAGACCTTCTCGACGGTCTGAGCGTCGACGCCGCTGATGTCGATGCGGGTGCTGGTGGCGATCACATAGCGGGCGTTGACACGACGAAGGGGAACACCGTTGATCTTGAAGGGGCCGGTGACGAGGAGGACACCCTGGTCAAGGTGCTTGAGGAGGACAACACGCTTGCCACGGAAGCGACCGGCGAGGAGGATCAAGATAGTACCGGGCTGGAGGCTTTCCCGGAGCTTGGTGGGACGAACAGCCTTGCGGACCTGTttgagaaaaagaataacCATGTCAGAACGCTCGTTCTTATATTCCCATAGATATGCAATTTCCGAGATGTTGTAGATAGTGCCAAAGATGCGATTTCCTTATCAACAAAAGTTCCGTATTCACTGGTCTTGTTCCAACCACGAAATGGCTCATTGACCGGCGCAATCGTCGCACTCGTTCATAAGAAACCGCATCTCCATCACCAATCactttttgtatttttttgCACAAGGGTGTACTGACTTTCTTAGGCTGCGACTCGTCATCAACGGGGTACCATTTCTGGGCCTTCTGAGCCGGCACGGTCCTCTGGCCCTTTCCAAACTGCTTCGTCTCCGACATATTGGCTGCTGGGACGAAGGAGACTGAAAAGAATGAAGggagggggtggtggtggttgtcgACGGCGGGTGGTTGTTGGAGTTGATGAGACTACTCGCGGCCTAGGCGGGAAAGTGCGAAGGGAGAGTGTGTGCGTTAGGGCTCGAGCCGAAAGCCACTAGTGCCGAATTGGGCC carries:
- a CDS encoding sterol desaturase family: MDALLSLPVLSLFLVPTISSYSTSLNIIFFYMTWTTLVLSHPPLRVELFGTAAVRLLFFLLPSLLFFLFDILTPSAAVVVKAQGEAGLPSGSKRGKVRMKDLKVAGWAILNILLGFAAQAAIEEVRTELIGMRSALRVSMKLPMPWEMVKDLLRGLLAREILTYNIHRFILHSPDYQVSKHHRKWYHSLRAPFPLTAHYDHPLAYLLSNFVPTYMPAMFFRFHMLTYLLYLTVISIEETFAFSGYSVMPTSFFLGGIARRMDMHLLSGAEGNFGPWGILDWICGTTVGGDEDEEELEEALSEKEMIDEQIRRAIEESTRKRRDERYKLRRRRNDY
- a CDS encoding DNA mismatch repair protein Msh5; translation: MYLLGDMQSAGTEILDSLVIQIKPTVLLLSPRVDYLGPQDTDESEQGNSSQSYLPYHLDVRPSQEFSYLNAKNKLAALAISSEHEQRIRFLVPHNGLVDPEQMDTEGLDFTLQDGRFLHMRSSIDMENKVTIGCAGAVLTHLQRRRTTISTSSDETSSYFQVRAVEMLSLQGTMFLSGRTLLALQILESESHPSMVNQGPGRKSSSSKEGLSVYGLFQRFAYSPQGRHRLKQIFLRPSIDTDVIRERHAFISVYLRPDNNDPLSKLTRSLKHIKNLRPVMINLRKGISTGSGKITGFKTTVWATLLAFAFYGIDIHEALKETASGNELPLLQKTLRVLEAALLYKVGRMIQEIVDIDSTEEQGRTVVKPGLDRELDKLKDSYDGLSSLLKQVAIDIASTIPENLDIDVNVIYFPQLGFNIAIPLNERAEAAFTGSDDDWELIFVTENRAYFKDFRMREMDEKLGDIYGLICEKEIEIVYELAQKVLQYEKVLLEASDICGHIDSLLAMSQAASFYRLVRPKIVRENVISIKGGRHILQELTVSSYVPNDTLLVGGKLGVWAPCSSSKSQTALEAWGTPSMLLLTGPNYSGKSVYMKQVALIIYLAQVGSFVPAESVEMGIVDKILVKSNSQDSVSQMQSTFMNDLQQISFDLKQMTERSLLIIDEFGKGTSESDGIGLICGILKHLLIVENAPKVIAATHFHEILENEFLKPGPRLLLGHMEVQVCEESCNAEDQITYLYNFHLGRSDKSYGPICAALNGINETIVERANELVSLAIRGENLTAACAMLSAEDMHDLEEADMLARNFLGLDLSTEGCDEAVSDMLNTLVGETDGRL
- a CDS encoding putative 3-ketosphinganine reductase — translated: MHQVLSFIPNDQSPTKLGVSVILCGFFLYTFTKMVSRIFPGLKMLGFGPQQNEFVVEGRTVVITGGSEGMGKAVACQLAAKGANVVLVARTVKKLQDALDDVKASAANLNRQKFHYISADLTNAAQCEQIIEEVTEWNYGLPPDVVWCCAGYCNPGFFVDTPVQTLRDQMDTVYWTAANTAHATLRKWLVPVPPSQQTTNPRRHLIFTCSTLAFVPIAGYGPYSPAKAAIRSLSDTLNQEIEMYNGTRQSKSQINATPADVKVHTVFPMGILSPGFDNEQKLKPELTKQLEAADKPQTPNEVARIAIAALERGEYLITTMFVGHVMKGSAMGGSPRNSTVRDTLTSWLSSLAFLQVVPDLRKQAWNWGMKNGIPSSRTSE
- a CDS encoding 60S ribosomal protein L6 (unnamed protein product); amino-acid sequence: MSETKQFGKGQRTVPAQKAQKWYPVDDESQPKKVRKAVRPTKLRESLQPGTILILLAGRFRGKRVVLLKHLDQGVLLVTGPFKINGVPLRRVNARYVIATSTRIDISGVDAQTVEKVSTPDYFTKEKKAEKKTEEAFFKQGEKPEKKKVASARASDQKAIDQSILASVKKENFLGSYLASTFSLRNGDKPHEMKW
- a CDS encoding Sas10/Utp3 family protein, with the protein product MGKRKASGRPAARKESAPERTKFSIEERFDDSEDEFQTGRDHVLLEEEPEAKRRRKVIQEGDSVEEMLQPSDEEILGYESVDEDDLDDDEDMDEEHDYGEEDEIDDEELLRPRTKRGGAAGSDSEDEDEDGIAAWGSSKKDLYNADQIETEADALEEEEEAKRLQQKHLQAMNEADFGFDETEWVESGKGQEDGEGDAGEVTEVLPQLEITDDMSTDEKLKILKSRYPEFEPLAKDFINLQTTHRTLAEAAKAAKTTKDEVPEVAPVAVIKFRALSAYLGTFTMYLMLLTSSRDASGNPAPLSPAQLRSHPVMGALVKFRKLWESVKDLTAPEVSDVEEDMDSEGEESDAPVSKKQSENKEVQVPKKKKEKVSKAQRAAEAAQAEAEARRAQRLRETEANLADLSNLVTKSGKKKSTQKAKQSSKAADDSDFGDEDALTAKEAEEKANQKRSLRFYTSQLAQKANKRTAAGRDAGGDADIPYRERLRDRQARLNAEAEKRGRQKPKESEQLGGDSDDEDHRVANELRGDQGGSDDDDYYDMIAARSKQRKDDKKARAEAYAAAAREGGEVAIQEEIGPDGKRAITYQIEKNKGLAAKRSKDSRNPRVKKRKKFEEKKKKLGSIRQLYKGGEGRGGYGGELTGIKKNLVKSVKL